A single region of the Alosa alosa isolate M-15738 ecotype Scorff River chromosome 6, AALO_Geno_1.1, whole genome shotgun sequence genome encodes:
- the hmgxb4a gene encoding HMG domain-containing protein 4a isoform X3 — protein sequence MAFEEVKKKGAMDLSCLDVSLIEGDIGLVAGRSQREKRRSYKDLLREEEEIAAQDSELFLLGGDLHKKKKKHKSDDYYYRDHHGSGPPPHKKKRKSSDRSPTLSSQHSSHSTDTAMGLLQAITSPLATGSDLGPHLHKKPSYPVSSSHSSSHSAKERKREGGSGGGGGSGSSKSGGHSYPPHQRSGGGALSSSSAGSSSKKHSHSSLSSSSRSSLFHGGSGGGGGRGEPLTLREAEGLKMKLILSPKEKDAPASESFPPFPGTHSSSSTTPSSGLTSPLSSSSVMKKSSGKKEKERERDRGSQPKPIKKKLQNLEPLPVVGKEVEVEGHYGSSLGSLGGDSSSSGGELEAGELVIDDTYTHLSKKKKKSKKSKKKKEKEKDREREKDKSSKEKKHSKGSSSSKKGYSDPSRSHSHSHSAANHSTSGGMYPIATPVPSHHHTSSDITSEKKKKKEEKDRDKHDKDKPKKKNATAYQVFCKEYRVNINAEQPGLVFGELSKKLAEVWKQLPEKDKLVWKQKAQYLQHKQNKAEATTVKRKSSASDGSRSKGSSKGLAAGLSPGRASLGASLSPARVPEVDPIDAAAHLQLLGESLSLIGHRLQETEGMVAVSGSLSVLLDSILCALGPLTCLTAQIPQLNGCPRNVLSKTLDNIAYIMPGL from the exons ATGGCTTTCGAGGAGGTCAAGAAGAAGGGAGCTATGG ATCTTTCTTGTCTAGACGTGTCATTGATAGAAGGAGATATTGGCTTGGTGGCAGGTCGTAGCCAGCGGGAGAAGAGGCGCTCATATAAAGACCTTCtacgagaggaagaggaaatcGCTGCGCAG gacTCAGAGCTGTTCCTGTTGGGTGGAGACTtgcacaagaagaagaaaaaacataaAAGTGATGACTACTATTACAGAG ATCACCATGGCTCAGGCCCTCCTCCCCATAAGAAGAAGCGCAAGTCATCGGATCGCTCGCCGACCCTCTCCTCGCAGCACTCCTCCCACTCCACGGACACGGCCATGGGCCTCCTCCAGGCCATCACCTCTCCTCTGGCCACTGGCTCGGACCTCGGCCCCCATCTGCACAAGAAGCCCTCCTACCCCGTTTCgtcctcccactcctcctcccactCAGCCAAGGAGCGCAAGCGGGAGGGGGGCAGTGGCGGTGGTGGAGGCTCTGGCTCGTCCAAGTCAGGAGGACACTCCTACCCTCCTCACCAGCGCTCTGGTGGCGGCGCGTTGTCATCGTCTTCCGCTGGGTCGTCCTCCAAGAAGCACTCGCACTCTTCGTTGTCCTCCTCCTCACGGTCATCGCTGTTCCACGGCGGcagcggtggtggtggagggagaggggagccCCTGACGCTCAGGGAAGCGGAGGGTCTCAAAATGAAGCTCATCCTCTCGCCCAAAGAAAAGGACGCACCAGCGTCGGAGAGCTTCCCTCCCTTCCCCGGCACGCACTCGTCCTCGTCCACCACCCCCTCCTCAGGCCTCACGTCACCCTTGTCCTCCTCGTCTGTCATGAAGAAGAGCAGTgggaagaaggagaaggagcgagagagggacagggggtCGCAGCCTAAACCCATCAAGAAAAAACTGCAGAACCTGGAGCCACTGCCTGTTGTGGGCAAGGAGGTGGAGGTAGAGG GGCATTATGGGAGCTCTCTAGGCTCACTTGGGGGAGACAGCTCCTCTTCAGGAGGCGAACTGGAGGCGGGAGAGCTGGTCATCGACGACACATACACCCACCTCtccaagaaaaagaagaagagcaaaaagagcaagaaaaagaaggagaaagagaaagacagggagagggagaaagacaaaaGCTCAAAAGAGAAGAAGCATAGTAAAGGAAGCAGCAGTAGCAAGAAGGGCTACTCGG ATCCCTCTAGAAGCCACTCCCATTCCCATAGCGCAGCCAATCACAGCACTTCAGGTGGGATGTATCCCATAGCCACCCCAGTCCCCTCACATCACCACACCAGCAGTGACATAACGagtgaaaagaagaaaaagaaagaggagaaagatcgggacaaacatgacaaagaCAAG CCCAAAAAGAAAAACGCGACTGCGTATCAGGTATTTTGTAAGGAATACAGGGTCAACATCAATGCTGAGCAGCCTGGACTGG TGTTCGGCGAGCTGAGCAAAAAGCTTGCAGAGGTGTGGAAACAACTTCCGGAGAAGGACAAATTG GTATGGAAGCAGAAAGCTCAATACTTGCAGCATAAGCAGAACAAAGCTGAGGCCACCACTGTCAAACGCAAGAGTTCAGCTTCCGACGGTAGTAGAAGTAAAG GTTCCAGTAAGGGTCTAGCTGCAGGCTTGTCTCCTGGGAGAGCCTCCTTAGGAGCATCACTGTCGCCGGCACGCGTCCCTGAGGTAGATCCTATCGACGCAGCAGCCCACCTGCAGCTCCTGGGCGAGTCGCTGTCCCTCATTGGTCACCGGCTCCAGGAGACTGAG ggTATGGTGGCAGTTTCCGGAAGCCTCTCTGTGCTGCTTGACTCCATCTTGTGTGCCCTCGGCCCGCTCACCTGTCTAACAGCTCAGATCCCGCAGCTCAACGGCTGTCCCCGCAATGTCCTG TCAAAGACGCTGGACAACATAGCTTACATCATGCCTGGACTATGA
- the si:dkeyp-69e1.8 gene encoding GTPase IMAP family member 4 isoform X2, with the protein MERENVLEYDEDLEDRTPPETEGWKKQERHQEEGEDDEAMGAVLQRGGGKDEMQETQYGASAPSASSLDPSSSPPLLAAGPELRLVLLGQAGAGKSAAGNSILGRGAFEIRASEGAAGMHDCKSRAATVAGRQVTVVDTPDWFCSELSPEDIQQQIRSCLALVAPGPHAFLLCVPVDQPASVELLGLEALEMVFGPRAVGQHTLVLFTHMDRLSEGLSLEDYVTSRERRDLLKLVERCGDHYHALERGRGGGGEGEQEEMERRSVKELLWKVEQVVKESGVDFHAWPPKHKEPEKRGRLRRDREEWSEMEREPDSSSPSAPSPLEQEEEQEEEEPEEEPEEEPEEEPEVEAEAGPAQATHTTETSDDDLIQGDDDLLEGDDPSLAPAMPPPSFLRGLWDTVVGWLCHIPGLVRGTALLGSLVGFFVGGPVGKMLGDAVGSVATEVGRRRRVKKTQ; encoded by the exons ATGGAACGGGAGAATGTTCTAGAGTATGATGAGGATCTAGAGGACAGAACTCCTCCAGAAACAGAGGGGTGGAAAAAGCAGGAGAGACAtcaagaggaaggagaggatgaTGAGGCCATGGGCGCAGTAttacagagaggaggaggaaaggatgaGATGCAGGAAACCCAATATGGAG CCTCTGCTCCGTCTGCCTCCTCCTTGGATCCCAGCTCCTCGCCTCCACTCCTGGCTGCTGGCCCTGAGCTGAGGCTGGTTCTGTTGGGGCAGGCTGGCGCAGGCAAGAGCGCTGCTGGGAACAGCATCTTGGGACGCGGGGCATTTGAGATCAGGGCCTCAGAGGGAGCAGCTGGAATGCATGATTGTAAGAGCAGAGCAGCAACAGTTGCCGGAAGACAG GTGACCGTGGTGGACACTCCGGACTGGTTCTGTTCGGAGCTCTCCCCGGAAGACATCCAGCAGCAGATCCGCTCCTGTCTGGCCCTGGTGGCCCCGGGGCCCCACGCCTTCCTGCTGTGCGTCCCTGTGGACCAGCCCGCCTCTGTGGAGCTCCTGGGGCTGGAGGCCTTGGAGATGGTGTTTGGCCCCAGGGCCGTCGGCCAGCACACGCTGGTCCTCTTCACCCACATGGATCGGCTGTCCGAGGGGCTCAGTCTGGAGGACTACGTGACCAGCAGGGAGCGCCGTGACCTGCTTAAGCTGGTAGAGAGATGCGGGGACCACTACCATGccctggagagagggagaggaggaggaggagagggggaacaggaggagatggagaggcgGAGTGTGAAGGAGCTGCTGTGGAAGGTAGAGCAGGTGGTGAAGGAGAGCGGGGTGGACTTCCACGCCTGGCCCCCTAAACACAAGGAGCCTGAGAAGCGTGGCAGgctgaggagagacagagaagagtggtcagagatggagagagagcccGACTCATCCTCCCCCTCCGCCCCCTCACCCCTAGAGCAAGAGGAAgagcaagaggaggaagagCCAGAGGAAGAGCCAGAGGAAGAGCCAGAGGAAGAGCCAGAGGTTGAGGCTGAGGCTGGGCCCGCACAGGCGACGCACACAACGGAGACCAGCGATGATGATCTCATACAGG GTGATGACGACCTTTTAGAGGGCGATGACCCCTCTCTCGCTCCCGCCatgccccctccctccttcctgcGGGGCTTGTGGGACACGGTGGTCGGGTGGCTGTGCCACATCCCCGGGCTGGTGAGGGGCACCGCCCTGCTGGGGTCCTTGGTGGGGTTCTTTGTGGGGGGGCCGGTGGGCAAGATGCTGGGGGACGCTGTGGGCTCAGTGGCCACTGAGGTGGGCAGGAGGAGGCGTGTGAAGAAGACCCAGtga
- the si:dkeyp-69e1.8 gene encoding GTPase IMAP family member 4 isoform X1 has translation MERENVLEYDEDLEDRTPPETEGWKKQERHQEEGEDDEAMGAVLQRGGGKDEMQETQYGASAPSASSLDPSSSPPLLAAGPELRLVLLGQAGAGKSAAGNSILGRGAFEIRASEGAAGMHDCKSRAATVAGRQVTVVDTPDWFCSELSPEDIQQQIRSCLALVAPGPHAFLLCVPVDQPASVELLGLEALEMVFGPRAVGQHTLVLFTHMDRLSEGLSLEDYVTSRERRDLLKLVERCGDHYHALERGRGGGGEGEQEEMERRSVKELLWKVEQVVKESGVDFHAWPPKHKEPEKRGRLRRDREEWSEMEREPDSSSPSAPSPLEQEEEQEEEEPEEEPEEEPEEEPEVEAEAGPAQATHTTETSDDDLIQGDDDLLEGDDDLIQGDDDLLEGDDPSLAPAMPPPSFLRGLWDTVVGWLCHIPGLVRGTALLGSLVGFFVGGPVGKMLGDAVGSVATEVGRRRRVKKTQ, from the exons ATGGAACGGGAGAATGTTCTAGAGTATGATGAGGATCTAGAGGACAGAACTCCTCCAGAAACAGAGGGGTGGAAAAAGCAGGAGAGACAtcaagaggaaggagaggatgaTGAGGCCATGGGCGCAGTAttacagagaggaggaggaaaggatgaGATGCAGGAAACCCAATATGGAG CCTCTGCTCCGTCTGCCTCCTCCTTGGATCCCAGCTCCTCGCCTCCACTCCTGGCTGCTGGCCCTGAGCTGAGGCTGGTTCTGTTGGGGCAGGCTGGCGCAGGCAAGAGCGCTGCTGGGAACAGCATCTTGGGACGCGGGGCATTTGAGATCAGGGCCTCAGAGGGAGCAGCTGGAATGCATGATTGTAAGAGCAGAGCAGCAACAGTTGCCGGAAGACAG GTGACCGTGGTGGACACTCCGGACTGGTTCTGTTCGGAGCTCTCCCCGGAAGACATCCAGCAGCAGATCCGCTCCTGTCTGGCCCTGGTGGCCCCGGGGCCCCACGCCTTCCTGCTGTGCGTCCCTGTGGACCAGCCCGCCTCTGTGGAGCTCCTGGGGCTGGAGGCCTTGGAGATGGTGTTTGGCCCCAGGGCCGTCGGCCAGCACACGCTGGTCCTCTTCACCCACATGGATCGGCTGTCCGAGGGGCTCAGTCTGGAGGACTACGTGACCAGCAGGGAGCGCCGTGACCTGCTTAAGCTGGTAGAGAGATGCGGGGACCACTACCATGccctggagagagggagaggaggaggaggagagggggaacaggaggagatggagaggcgGAGTGTGAAGGAGCTGCTGTGGAAGGTAGAGCAGGTGGTGAAGGAGAGCGGGGTGGACTTCCACGCCTGGCCCCCTAAACACAAGGAGCCTGAGAAGCGTGGCAGgctgaggagagacagagaagagtggtcagagatggagagagagcccGACTCATCCTCCCCCTCCGCCCCCTCACCCCTAGAGCAAGAGGAAgagcaagaggaggaagagCCAGAGGAAGAGCCAGAGGAAGAGCCAGAGGAAGAGCCAGAGGTTGAGGCTGAGGCTGGGCCCGCACAGGCGACGCACACAACGGAGACCAGCGATGATGATCTCATACAGGGTGATGACGACCTTTTAGAGGGCGATGATGATCTCATACAGGGTGATGACGACCTTTTAGAGGGCGATGACCCCTCTCTCGCTCCCGCCatgccccctccctccttcctgcGGGGCTTGTGGGACACGGTGGTCGGGTGGCTGTGCCACATCCCCGGGCTGGTGAGGGGCACCGCCCTGCTGGGGTCCTTGGTGGGGTTCTTTGTGGGGGGGCCGGTGGGCAAGATGCTGGGGGACGCTGTGGGCTCAGTGGCCACTGAGGTGGGCAGGAGGAGGCGTGTGAAGAAGACCCAGtga
- the hmgxb4a gene encoding HMG domain-containing protein 4a isoform X4, which yields MAFEEVKKKGAMDVSLIEGDIGLVAGRSQREKRRSYKDLLREEEEIAAQDSELFLLGGDLHKKKKKHKSDDYYYRDHHGSGPPPHKKKRKSSDRSPTLSSQHSSHSTDTAMGLLQAITSPLATGSDLGPHLHKKPSYPVSSSHSSSHSAKERKREGGSGGGGGSGSSKSGGHSYPPHQRSGGGALSSSSAGSSSKKHSHSSLSSSSRSSLFHGGSGGGGGRGEPLTLREAEGLKMKLILSPKEKDAPASESFPPFPGTHSSSSTTPSSGLTSPLSSSSVMKKSSGKKEKERERDRGSQPKPIKKKLQNLEPLPVVGKEVEVEGHYGSSLGSLGGDSSSSGGELEAGELVIDDTYTHLSKKKKKSKKSKKKKEKEKDREREKDKSSKEKKHSKGSSSSKKGYSDPSRSHSHSHSAANHSTSGGMYPIATPVPSHHHTSSDITSEKKKKKEEKDRDKHDKDKPKKKNATAYQVFCKEYRVNINAEQPGLVFGELSKKLAEVWKQLPEKDKLVWKQKAQYLQHKQNKAEATTVKRKSSASDGSRSKGSSKGLAAGLSPGRASLGASLSPARVPEVDPIDAAAHLQLLGESLSLIGHRLQETEGMVAVSGSLSVLLDSILCALGPLTCLTAQIPQLNGCPRNVLSKTLDNIAYIMPGL from the exons ATGGCTTTCGAGGAGGTCAAGAAGAAGGGAGCTATGG ACGTGTCATTGATAGAAGGAGATATTGGCTTGGTGGCAGGTCGTAGCCAGCGGGAGAAGAGGCGCTCATATAAAGACCTTCtacgagaggaagaggaaatcGCTGCGCAG gacTCAGAGCTGTTCCTGTTGGGTGGAGACTtgcacaagaagaagaaaaaacataaAAGTGATGACTACTATTACAGAG ATCACCATGGCTCAGGCCCTCCTCCCCATAAGAAGAAGCGCAAGTCATCGGATCGCTCGCCGACCCTCTCCTCGCAGCACTCCTCCCACTCCACGGACACGGCCATGGGCCTCCTCCAGGCCATCACCTCTCCTCTGGCCACTGGCTCGGACCTCGGCCCCCATCTGCACAAGAAGCCCTCCTACCCCGTTTCgtcctcccactcctcctcccactCAGCCAAGGAGCGCAAGCGGGAGGGGGGCAGTGGCGGTGGTGGAGGCTCTGGCTCGTCCAAGTCAGGAGGACACTCCTACCCTCCTCACCAGCGCTCTGGTGGCGGCGCGTTGTCATCGTCTTCCGCTGGGTCGTCCTCCAAGAAGCACTCGCACTCTTCGTTGTCCTCCTCCTCACGGTCATCGCTGTTCCACGGCGGcagcggtggtggtggagggagaggggagccCCTGACGCTCAGGGAAGCGGAGGGTCTCAAAATGAAGCTCATCCTCTCGCCCAAAGAAAAGGACGCACCAGCGTCGGAGAGCTTCCCTCCCTTCCCCGGCACGCACTCGTCCTCGTCCACCACCCCCTCCTCAGGCCTCACGTCACCCTTGTCCTCCTCGTCTGTCATGAAGAAGAGCAGTgggaagaaggagaaggagcgagagagggacagggggtCGCAGCCTAAACCCATCAAGAAAAAACTGCAGAACCTGGAGCCACTGCCTGTTGTGGGCAAGGAGGTGGAGGTAGAGG GGCATTATGGGAGCTCTCTAGGCTCACTTGGGGGAGACAGCTCCTCTTCAGGAGGCGAACTGGAGGCGGGAGAGCTGGTCATCGACGACACATACACCCACCTCtccaagaaaaagaagaagagcaaaaagagcaagaaaaagaaggagaaagagaaagacagggagagggagaaagacaaaaGCTCAAAAGAGAAGAAGCATAGTAAAGGAAGCAGCAGTAGCAAGAAGGGCTACTCGG ATCCCTCTAGAAGCCACTCCCATTCCCATAGCGCAGCCAATCACAGCACTTCAGGTGGGATGTATCCCATAGCCACCCCAGTCCCCTCACATCACCACACCAGCAGTGACATAACGagtgaaaagaagaaaaagaaagaggagaaagatcgggacaaacatgacaaagaCAAG CCCAAAAAGAAAAACGCGACTGCGTATCAGGTATTTTGTAAGGAATACAGGGTCAACATCAATGCTGAGCAGCCTGGACTGG TGTTCGGCGAGCTGAGCAAAAAGCTTGCAGAGGTGTGGAAACAACTTCCGGAGAAGGACAAATTG GTATGGAAGCAGAAAGCTCAATACTTGCAGCATAAGCAGAACAAAGCTGAGGCCACCACTGTCAAACGCAAGAGTTCAGCTTCCGACGGTAGTAGAAGTAAAG GTTCCAGTAAGGGTCTAGCTGCAGGCTTGTCTCCTGGGAGAGCCTCCTTAGGAGCATCACTGTCGCCGGCACGCGTCCCTGAGGTAGATCCTATCGACGCAGCAGCCCACCTGCAGCTCCTGGGCGAGTCGCTGTCCCTCATTGGTCACCGGCTCCAGGAGACTGAG ggTATGGTGGCAGTTTCCGGAAGCCTCTCTGTGCTGCTTGACTCCATCTTGTGTGCCCTCGGCCCGCTCACCTGTCTAACAGCTCAGATCCCGCAGCTCAACGGCTGTCCCCGCAATGTCCTG TCAAAGACGCTGGACAACATAGCTTACATCATGCCTGGACTATGA
- the hmgxb4a gene encoding HMG domain-containing protein 4a isoform X1 encodes MAFEEVKKKGAMDLSCLDVSLIEGDIGLVAGRSQREKRRSYKDLLREEEEIAAQVRKSSKKRPKDSELFLLGGDLHKKKKKHKSDDYYYRDHHGSGPPPHKKKRKSSDRSPTLSSQHSSHSTDTAMGLLQAITSPLATGSDLGPHLHKKPSYPVSSSHSSSHSAKERKREGGSGGGGGSGSSKSGGHSYPPHQRSGGGALSSSSAGSSSKKHSHSSLSSSSRSSLFHGGSGGGGGRGEPLTLREAEGLKMKLILSPKEKDAPASESFPPFPGTHSSSSTTPSSGLTSPLSSSSVMKKSSGKKEKERERDRGSQPKPIKKKLQNLEPLPVVGKEVEVEGHYGSSLGSLGGDSSSSGGELEAGELVIDDTYTHLSKKKKKSKKSKKKKEKEKDREREKDKSSKEKKHSKGSSSSKKGYSDPSRSHSHSHSAANHSTSGGMYPIATPVPSHHHTSSDITSEKKKKKEEKDRDKHDKDKPKKKNATAYQVFCKEYRVNINAEQPGLVFGELSKKLAEVWKQLPEKDKLVWKQKAQYLQHKQNKAEATTVKRKSSASDGSRSKGSSKGLAAGLSPGRASLGASLSPARVPEVDPIDAAAHLQLLGESLSLIGHRLQETEGMVAVSGSLSVLLDSILCALGPLTCLTAQIPQLNGCPRNVLSKTLDNIAYIMPGL; translated from the exons ATGGCTTTCGAGGAGGTCAAGAAGAAGGGAGCTATGG ATCTTTCTTGTCTAGACGTGTCATTGATAGAAGGAGATATTGGCTTGGTGGCAGGTCGTAGCCAGCGGGAGAAGAGGCGCTCATATAAAGACCTTCtacgagaggaagaggaaatcGCTGCGCAGGTGCGCAAGTCCTCAAAGAAACGTCCTAAG gacTCAGAGCTGTTCCTGTTGGGTGGAGACTtgcacaagaagaagaaaaaacataaAAGTGATGACTACTATTACAGAG ATCACCATGGCTCAGGCCCTCCTCCCCATAAGAAGAAGCGCAAGTCATCGGATCGCTCGCCGACCCTCTCCTCGCAGCACTCCTCCCACTCCACGGACACGGCCATGGGCCTCCTCCAGGCCATCACCTCTCCTCTGGCCACTGGCTCGGACCTCGGCCCCCATCTGCACAAGAAGCCCTCCTACCCCGTTTCgtcctcccactcctcctcccactCAGCCAAGGAGCGCAAGCGGGAGGGGGGCAGTGGCGGTGGTGGAGGCTCTGGCTCGTCCAAGTCAGGAGGACACTCCTACCCTCCTCACCAGCGCTCTGGTGGCGGCGCGTTGTCATCGTCTTCCGCTGGGTCGTCCTCCAAGAAGCACTCGCACTCTTCGTTGTCCTCCTCCTCACGGTCATCGCTGTTCCACGGCGGcagcggtggtggtggagggagaggggagccCCTGACGCTCAGGGAAGCGGAGGGTCTCAAAATGAAGCTCATCCTCTCGCCCAAAGAAAAGGACGCACCAGCGTCGGAGAGCTTCCCTCCCTTCCCCGGCACGCACTCGTCCTCGTCCACCACCCCCTCCTCAGGCCTCACGTCACCCTTGTCCTCCTCGTCTGTCATGAAGAAGAGCAGTgggaagaaggagaaggagcgagagagggacagggggtCGCAGCCTAAACCCATCAAGAAAAAACTGCAGAACCTGGAGCCACTGCCTGTTGTGGGCAAGGAGGTGGAGGTAGAGG GGCATTATGGGAGCTCTCTAGGCTCACTTGGGGGAGACAGCTCCTCTTCAGGAGGCGAACTGGAGGCGGGAGAGCTGGTCATCGACGACACATACACCCACCTCtccaagaaaaagaagaagagcaaaaagagcaagaaaaagaaggagaaagagaaagacagggagagggagaaagacaaaaGCTCAAAAGAGAAGAAGCATAGTAAAGGAAGCAGCAGTAGCAAGAAGGGCTACTCGG ATCCCTCTAGAAGCCACTCCCATTCCCATAGCGCAGCCAATCACAGCACTTCAGGTGGGATGTATCCCATAGCCACCCCAGTCCCCTCACATCACCACACCAGCAGTGACATAACGagtgaaaagaagaaaaagaaagaggagaaagatcgggacaaacatgacaaagaCAAG CCCAAAAAGAAAAACGCGACTGCGTATCAGGTATTTTGTAAGGAATACAGGGTCAACATCAATGCTGAGCAGCCTGGACTGG TGTTCGGCGAGCTGAGCAAAAAGCTTGCAGAGGTGTGGAAACAACTTCCGGAGAAGGACAAATTG GTATGGAAGCAGAAAGCTCAATACTTGCAGCATAAGCAGAACAAAGCTGAGGCCACCACTGTCAAACGCAAGAGTTCAGCTTCCGACGGTAGTAGAAGTAAAG GTTCCAGTAAGGGTCTAGCTGCAGGCTTGTCTCCTGGGAGAGCCTCCTTAGGAGCATCACTGTCGCCGGCACGCGTCCCTGAGGTAGATCCTATCGACGCAGCAGCCCACCTGCAGCTCCTGGGCGAGTCGCTGTCCCTCATTGGTCACCGGCTCCAGGAGACTGAG ggTATGGTGGCAGTTTCCGGAAGCCTCTCTGTGCTGCTTGACTCCATCTTGTGTGCCCTCGGCCCGCTCACCTGTCTAACAGCTCAGATCCCGCAGCTCAACGGCTGTCCCCGCAATGTCCTG TCAAAGACGCTGGACAACATAGCTTACATCATGCCTGGACTATGA
- the hmgxb4a gene encoding HMG domain-containing protein 4a isoform X2: MAFEEVKKKGAMDVSLIEGDIGLVAGRSQREKRRSYKDLLREEEEIAAQVRKSSKKRPKDSELFLLGGDLHKKKKKHKSDDYYYRDHHGSGPPPHKKKRKSSDRSPTLSSQHSSHSTDTAMGLLQAITSPLATGSDLGPHLHKKPSYPVSSSHSSSHSAKERKREGGSGGGGGSGSSKSGGHSYPPHQRSGGGALSSSSAGSSSKKHSHSSLSSSSRSSLFHGGSGGGGGRGEPLTLREAEGLKMKLILSPKEKDAPASESFPPFPGTHSSSSTTPSSGLTSPLSSSSVMKKSSGKKEKERERDRGSQPKPIKKKLQNLEPLPVVGKEVEVEGHYGSSLGSLGGDSSSSGGELEAGELVIDDTYTHLSKKKKKSKKSKKKKEKEKDREREKDKSSKEKKHSKGSSSSKKGYSDPSRSHSHSHSAANHSTSGGMYPIATPVPSHHHTSSDITSEKKKKKEEKDRDKHDKDKPKKKNATAYQVFCKEYRVNINAEQPGLVFGELSKKLAEVWKQLPEKDKLVWKQKAQYLQHKQNKAEATTVKRKSSASDGSRSKGSSKGLAAGLSPGRASLGASLSPARVPEVDPIDAAAHLQLLGESLSLIGHRLQETEGMVAVSGSLSVLLDSILCALGPLTCLTAQIPQLNGCPRNVLSKTLDNIAYIMPGL; the protein is encoded by the exons ATGGCTTTCGAGGAGGTCAAGAAGAAGGGAGCTATGG ACGTGTCATTGATAGAAGGAGATATTGGCTTGGTGGCAGGTCGTAGCCAGCGGGAGAAGAGGCGCTCATATAAAGACCTTCtacgagaggaagaggaaatcGCTGCGCAGGTGCGCAAGTCCTCAAAGAAACGTCCTAAG gacTCAGAGCTGTTCCTGTTGGGTGGAGACTtgcacaagaagaagaaaaaacataaAAGTGATGACTACTATTACAGAG ATCACCATGGCTCAGGCCCTCCTCCCCATAAGAAGAAGCGCAAGTCATCGGATCGCTCGCCGACCCTCTCCTCGCAGCACTCCTCCCACTCCACGGACACGGCCATGGGCCTCCTCCAGGCCATCACCTCTCCTCTGGCCACTGGCTCGGACCTCGGCCCCCATCTGCACAAGAAGCCCTCCTACCCCGTTTCgtcctcccactcctcctcccactCAGCCAAGGAGCGCAAGCGGGAGGGGGGCAGTGGCGGTGGTGGAGGCTCTGGCTCGTCCAAGTCAGGAGGACACTCCTACCCTCCTCACCAGCGCTCTGGTGGCGGCGCGTTGTCATCGTCTTCCGCTGGGTCGTCCTCCAAGAAGCACTCGCACTCTTCGTTGTCCTCCTCCTCACGGTCATCGCTGTTCCACGGCGGcagcggtggtggtggagggagaggggagccCCTGACGCTCAGGGAAGCGGAGGGTCTCAAAATGAAGCTCATCCTCTCGCCCAAAGAAAAGGACGCACCAGCGTCGGAGAGCTTCCCTCCCTTCCCCGGCACGCACTCGTCCTCGTCCACCACCCCCTCCTCAGGCCTCACGTCACCCTTGTCCTCCTCGTCTGTCATGAAGAAGAGCAGTgggaagaaggagaaggagcgagagagggacagggggtCGCAGCCTAAACCCATCAAGAAAAAACTGCAGAACCTGGAGCCACTGCCTGTTGTGGGCAAGGAGGTGGAGGTAGAGG GGCATTATGGGAGCTCTCTAGGCTCACTTGGGGGAGACAGCTCCTCTTCAGGAGGCGAACTGGAGGCGGGAGAGCTGGTCATCGACGACACATACACCCACCTCtccaagaaaaagaagaagagcaaaaagagcaagaaaaagaaggagaaagagaaagacagggagagggagaaagacaaaaGCTCAAAAGAGAAGAAGCATAGTAAAGGAAGCAGCAGTAGCAAGAAGGGCTACTCGG ATCCCTCTAGAAGCCACTCCCATTCCCATAGCGCAGCCAATCACAGCACTTCAGGTGGGATGTATCCCATAGCCACCCCAGTCCCCTCACATCACCACACCAGCAGTGACATAACGagtgaaaagaagaaaaagaaagaggagaaagatcgggacaaacatgacaaagaCAAG CCCAAAAAGAAAAACGCGACTGCGTATCAGGTATTTTGTAAGGAATACAGGGTCAACATCAATGCTGAGCAGCCTGGACTGG TGTTCGGCGAGCTGAGCAAAAAGCTTGCAGAGGTGTGGAAACAACTTCCGGAGAAGGACAAATTG GTATGGAAGCAGAAAGCTCAATACTTGCAGCATAAGCAGAACAAAGCTGAGGCCACCACTGTCAAACGCAAGAGTTCAGCTTCCGACGGTAGTAGAAGTAAAG GTTCCAGTAAGGGTCTAGCTGCAGGCTTGTCTCCTGGGAGAGCCTCCTTAGGAGCATCACTGTCGCCGGCACGCGTCCCTGAGGTAGATCCTATCGACGCAGCAGCCCACCTGCAGCTCCTGGGCGAGTCGCTGTCCCTCATTGGTCACCGGCTCCAGGAGACTGAG ggTATGGTGGCAGTTTCCGGAAGCCTCTCTGTGCTGCTTGACTCCATCTTGTGTGCCCTCGGCCCGCTCACCTGTCTAACAGCTCAGATCCCGCAGCTCAACGGCTGTCCCCGCAATGTCCTG TCAAAGACGCTGGACAACATAGCTTACATCATGCCTGGACTATGA